Proteins found in one Solitalea lacus genomic segment:
- a CDS encoding NAD-dependent 4,6-dehydratase LegB yields MILKDKKVLITGADGFIGSHLVEHLLNEGAKVKAFTYYNSFNSWGWLDTFPKEVLSEVEIFSGDIRDPYGVRTAVKGCDVILHLAALIAIPYSYHSPDSYVDTNIKGTLNILNAARDFGIEKTLVTSTSEVYGTALRVPIDEEHPKQGQSPYSATKIGADHMAESYYRSFNSPVTIVRPFNTFGPRQSARAVIPTIITQLLSGKEEIKLGSLHPTRDLLFVKDTVAGFAEIAKSDSLQGHEVNIATNSEISVGDLAQKLIDLINPNAKIVTDDQRLRPEKSEVERLFGSNEKIKKLTNWSQKFSLEEGLKQTIEWFRDPKNLAQYKTDIYNV; encoded by the coding sequence ATGATTTTAAAAGATAAAAAGGTTTTAATAACCGGAGCAGACGGTTTCATTGGAAGCCATTTAGTAGAGCATTTACTTAACGAAGGAGCCAAGGTAAAAGCATTTACTTATTATAACTCATTCAATAGCTGGGGCTGGTTGGATACCTTTCCTAAAGAAGTACTTTCTGAAGTTGAAATTTTTTCGGGCGATATTCGTGATCCTTATGGCGTTCGTACGGCAGTGAAAGGATGCGATGTAATATTACACCTGGCAGCATTAATTGCTATTCCATATAGCTACCATTCCCCGGATAGTTATGTTGATACTAATATTAAAGGAACTTTAAATATATTAAATGCTGCACGAGATTTTGGAATAGAAAAAACATTGGTAACCTCTACTTCAGAAGTGTATGGCACAGCTTTACGTGTTCCTATCGATGAGGAACACCCGAAACAGGGTCAGTCGCCTTATTCTGCCACCAAAATTGGAGCAGATCATATGGCCGAATCATATTATCGGAGTTTCAATTCACCGGTAACCATTGTTCGTCCGTTTAATACTTTCGGACCGCGTCAGTCAGCCAGGGCAGTAATCCCAACTATTATTACCCAGCTATTATCAGGTAAAGAAGAAATCAAACTAGGGTCATTGCATCCTACACGCGATTTGTTATTTGTAAAAGATACTGTTGCCGGCTTTGCGGAAATTGCCAAGAGTGATTCATTACAAGGTCACGAAGTAAACATTGCTACGAATTCTGAAATTTCAGTGGGGGATTTGGCGCAAAAACTAATCGATTTGATTAATCCTAATGCAAAAATAGTAACGGACGATCAGCGTCTGCGTCCTGAAAAAAGTGAAGTAGAACGCTTATTTGGCTCAAATGAAAAAATTAAGAAGCTCACCAACTGGTCGCAAAAGTTTTCTCTGGAAGAAGGCTTGAAACAAACCATTGAGTGGTTTCGCGATCCTAAGAACTTAGCTCAATATAAAACCGATATTTACAATGTATAA
- a CDS encoding LegC family aminotransferase — translation MYKPVVDFIRSHYQTDNFIALHEPVFIGNERAYVLETIDSTFVSSVGKFVDRFEEMIREYTGAKYAVATVNGTAALHMAMLVAGVNSNDLVITQSLSFIATCNAISYLNAEPVFVDVDLKTLSLSPEKLEVFLNENAEVINNECFHIETGRRISACVPMHTFGHPAEIDRIKEICDRFHICLIEDAAESIGSTYKNQQTGTFGLLGIFSFNGNKTITCGGGGVIVTNDEHLGKMAKHLTTQAKVPHRWDFVHDHIGYNYRLPNLNAAMACAQLEQLDKFIELKRNWANQYEQFFESTAITFCKEPENSKSNYWLNAILLKDRTERDEFLTYTNDNGIMTRPCWTLMHKLVMFKNAIKGDLSTSEWIEDRLVNLPSTVKI, via the coding sequence ATGTATAAGCCCGTTGTTGATTTCATTCGGAGTCATTACCAGACCGATAATTTCATTGCTTTGCATGAGCCTGTTTTTATCGGTAACGAACGAGCGTATGTGCTCGAAACTATTGATTCAACTTTTGTTTCATCAGTAGGTAAATTCGTTGATCGTTTTGAAGAAATGATTCGCGAGTATACAGGAGCCAAGTATGCCGTAGCAACAGTTAATGGTACAGCCGCGTTACATATGGCTATGTTGGTTGCTGGTGTTAATTCCAACGATTTGGTTATTACCCAATCTTTGAGCTTCATTGCAACCTGCAATGCAATAAGTTATTTAAATGCTGAACCTGTTTTTGTAGATGTTGATCTGAAAACCTTGTCACTTTCTCCGGAGAAACTGGAAGTTTTTTTGAATGAAAATGCCGAAGTAATCAATAACGAGTGCTTTCATATTGAAACCGGGAGAAGAATTTCTGCATGTGTTCCTATGCATACTTTTGGACATCCGGCAGAAATTGATCGTATAAAAGAAATCTGTGATCGTTTTCATATTTGTTTAATTGAAGATGCTGCTGAATCTATCGGTTCAACTTATAAAAATCAACAAACCGGAACATTTGGATTGTTGGGGATATTTAGTTTCAACGGCAATAAAACCATTACCTGTGGAGGTGGTGGAGTGATTGTTACCAATGATGAACATTTGGGTAAAATGGCAAAACATTTAACTACTCAGGCCAAGGTTCCGCATCGGTGGGATTTTGTACATGATCATATAGGATATAATTACCGTTTACCTAATCTTAACGCTGCAATGGCCTGCGCACAACTCGAGCAGTTGGATAAGTTTATCGAGCTAAAGCGTAATTGGGCAAACCAATATGAACAGTTTTTTGAGTCAACAGCAATAACATTCTGCAAAGAGCCTGAGAATTCAAAATCGAATTATTGGCTAAATGCTATACTCTTAAAGGACAGAACTGAAAGGGATGAGTTTTTAACTTATACCAATGATAATGGCATAATGACGCGGCCTTGCTGGACATTGATGCATAAACTGGTAATGTTTAAGAATGCGATTAAGGGCGACCTTTCAACTTCTGAATGGATTGAAGATCGACTTGTGAATTTACCTAGCACTGTAAAGATTTAG
- the neuB gene encoding N-acetylneuraminate synthase: MLEQMGDTKQTSSKHVLIIAEAGVNHNGSIELAKKLVDVAVEAGVDYVKFQTFKAEKLVSKQAKKADYQVENTGNGKESQLEMLKKLELSEDDHQELIQYCQQKGIKFLSTAFDLESIDLLSSLNIDLFKIPSGEITNYPYLKKIGGMGKPVIVSTGMADMKEISDALAVLQQAGTKQDDITVLHCNTEYPTPMHDVNLLAMNHIASEFGVKVGYSDHTLGIEVPVAAVALGAVCIEKHFTLDNTMDGPDHKASLEPNELKSMVAAIRNIEVALGSGIKAPSASELKNKPIARKSIHVVASLQAGHLITEQDLEMKRPGTGISPMELPNVVGRKLKNNLPAESILNWSDLI; this comes from the coding sequence ATGTTGGAACAAATGGGTGATACAAAACAAACAAGTTCTAAGCATGTGTTAATCATTGCCGAGGCAGGAGTTAATCATAACGGAAGTATTGAGCTTGCTAAAAAATTGGTGGATGTAGCTGTTGAAGCCGGAGTGGATTACGTAAAGTTTCAGACTTTTAAAGCCGAAAAATTGGTCAGTAAGCAAGCTAAGAAAGCCGATTATCAAGTGGAAAATACCGGTAATGGTAAGGAGTCTCAGCTAGAGATGCTTAAGAAACTGGAATTAAGTGAGGATGATCATCAGGAGTTGATTCAGTATTGTCAGCAAAAAGGAATTAAGTTCCTTTCAACAGCATTTGATCTTGAAAGTATTGATCTGCTAAGTTCCTTGAATATTGATTTGTTTAAGATTCCTTCAGGAGAGATCACAAATTATCCTTACTTAAAAAAGATTGGAGGAATGGGAAAGCCGGTGATTGTTTCAACAGGAATGGCTGATATGAAAGAAATCAGTGATGCTTTAGCCGTTTTGCAGCAGGCCGGAACGAAACAGGATGATATTACCGTTTTACATTGTAATACTGAATACCCCACACCAATGCATGATGTGAATTTATTGGCAATGAATCATATTGCTAGTGAGTTTGGCGTGAAAGTGGGGTATTCCGATCATACGTTAGGTATTGAAGTTCCTGTTGCGGCTGTTGCCTTAGGAGCAGTTTGTATAGAAAAGCATTTTACACTTGATAATACCATGGACGGCCCGGATCATAAGGCATCTTTGGAACCTAATGAGCTAAAGTCAATGGTTGCTGCTATTCGAAATATTGAAGTAGCATTAGGATCGGGTATAAAGGCTCCTTCTGCGTCTGAACTTAAGAATAAGCCAATTGCCAGAAAGAGTATTCATGTTGTTGCAAGCCTTCAGGCTGGTCATCTTATAACCGAACAAGATTTGGAAATGAAACGACCAGGAACAGGCATTAGTCCTATGGAATTGCCTAATGTGGTTGGCAGAAAACTAAAGAATAACTTACCCGCTGAGTCAATACTAAATTGGAGCGATTTGATATAA
- the neuC gene encoding UDP-N-acetylglucosamine 2-epimerase, producing the protein MANSLEAKVKSITVEKSKLRVGLLTSSRADYGIYQPLLRKLNADPLFDLRLIVFGTHLSYQHGYTISEIEKDGFAIDHRIETVVEGDTEKDIAESMAITMQKFSTVWEQEKENYDLVFCLGDRYEMFAAVAASVPFNIRMAHLHGGETTLGAIDNKFRHCLSLFSVIHFTATADYAQRVKEIIGNDENVFNVGALSLDNLKDVELYSKEGFNQAFGIDILKPTVLVTFHPETVSVEKNIDYVKELIAALDELEEQIVITMPNADTMGNAMRKEYQQFIDGKENVIGIEHFGIKGYFSCMKYAAYLLGNTSSGIIEAASLNKYVINVGDRQKGRAVSENIIQVAPTKHEILVACKKAKQLGEYIGRNSYYQGNVADNIIAVLKKVIVKATN; encoded by the coding sequence ATGGCGAATTCGTTGGAGGCTAAAGTAAAATCGATAACTGTGGAAAAATCAAAGCTTAGAGTTGGCCTGTTAACAAGCTCGAGGGCTGATTACGGCATTTATCAACCTTTGTTACGCAAATTAAATGCAGATCCCCTTTTTGATCTGCGGTTAATTGTTTTTGGTACGCATCTTAGTTATCAACATGGTTATACGATATCTGAAATAGAAAAAGATGGGTTTGCCATCGATCATCGTATTGAAACGGTTGTAGAGGGTGATACTGAAAAGGATATTGCTGAGTCAATGGCTATCACCATGCAAAAGTTTTCAACTGTATGGGAGCAAGAAAAGGAAAATTATGATTTAGTCTTTTGTTTGGGCGACCGCTATGAGATGTTTGCCGCTGTAGCTGCCTCGGTTCCTTTTAATATAAGAATGGCACATTTGCATGGAGGAGAAACAACGCTCGGGGCCATTGATAATAAATTCAGGCATTGCTTAAGCCTTTTTTCTGTAATTCACTTTACAGCTACAGCTGATTATGCTCAGCGAGTTAAGGAGATAATTGGTAATGATGAAAACGTTTTCAATGTAGGCGCATTGAGTTTAGACAATCTGAAAGATGTAGAATTGTATTCTAAAGAAGGATTTAATCAAGCTTTTGGAATAGACATTTTAAAGCCAACCGTTTTGGTTACTTTTCACCCTGAAACGGTTTCTGTAGAGAAGAATATTGATTATGTGAAGGAGCTGATTGCTGCTTTGGATGAGCTAGAGGAGCAGATTGTGATCACCATGCCAAATGCTGACACAATGGGAAATGCCATGCGCAAGGAGTATCAGCAATTTATTGATGGAAAAGAGAATGTAATTGGCATTGAACATTTTGGGATTAAAGGCTATTTTTCATGTATGAAATATGCAGCCTATTTGTTGGGTAATACATCCAGTGGAATTATTGAAGCTGCTTCGTTGAATAAGTACGTTATCAATGTTGGCGATAGACAAAAAGGACGTGCTGTTTCAGAAAACATTATTCAGGTGGCTCCAACAAAGCATGAAATACTGGTAGCTTGCAAAAAAGCAAAGCAACTAGGTGAATATATAGGACGCAATAGCTATTATCAGGGTAATGTTGCTGATAATATAATAGCAGTACTTAAAAAAGTTATAGTTAAAGCAACGAATTGA